One segment of Carya illinoinensis cultivar Pawnee chromosome 1, C.illinoinensisPawnee_v1, whole genome shotgun sequence DNA contains the following:
- the LOC122291169 gene encoding E3 ubiquitin-protein ligase SDIR1 isoform X1 → MSFVFRGTRGDIESGFPGYIPERRAMRVHAARPVNSNSLAFLVTVLLLFMILNSHQMSPNFLLWLVLGVFLMATTLRMYATCQQLQAQAQAHAVAASGLLGHTELRLHMPPSIALATRGRLQGLRLQLALLDREFDDLDYETLRALDADNAPAVPSMTEEEINALPVHKYKVAGPQNSSLSMQQASSSGSAAEMQKQDNPNKVVSTKASEDELTCSVCLEQVNVGELIRSLPCLHQFHANCIDPWLGQQGTCPVCKFRAGSGWQENGQGGLDASYMV, encoded by the exons ATGAGTTTTGTATTTCGGGGGACGAGAGGAGATATAGAAAGTGGATTTCCAGGATATATACCTGAGCGGCGTGCAATG CGTGTTCACGCAGCACGTCCTGTTAATTCTAACTCACTGGCTTTTCTTGTCACAG TTCTCTTGCTATTCATGATACTAAACTCGCACCAGATGTCGCCTAATTTTCTG CTTTGGCTAGTCCTCGGTGTCTTCTTGATGGCTACAACGCTAAGGATGTATGCAACTTGCCAACAACTTCAAGCTCAGGCCCAAGCTCATGCTGTGGCAGCCAGTGGGCTTCTTGGCCATACTGAGTTGCGTTTGCATATGCCACCATCCATAGCACTTGCAACAAGAGGCCGACTACAAGGCCTCCGACTTCAGCTTGCACTTCTTGACAGGGAATTTGATGATCTAG ATTATGAAACCCTGAGAGCACTGGATGCCGACAACGCTCCTGCAGTTCCTTCTATGACTGAGGAAGAGATAAATGCACTTCCTGTTCACAAGTACAAGGTTGCAGGTCCTCAAAA cAGTAGCCTATCGATGCAACAGGCTTCATCTTCAGGATCTGCAGCAGAGATG CAGAAGCAAGACAATCCCAATAAGGTTGTGAGCACTAAGGCCTCAGAAGATGAATTAACTTGCAGTGTTTGCTTGGAGCAAGTTAATGTGGGAGAACTTATCCGTAGCTTGCCATGTTTGCATCAG TTCCATGCTAACTGCATCGACCCTTGGCTGGGACAGCAGGGAACATGCCCTGTTTGTAAATTTAGGGCGGGATCtgggtggcaggaaaatggacAAGGTGGCTTGGATGCTTCTTACATGGTTTGA
- the LOC122291169 gene encoding E3 ubiquitin-protein ligase SDIR1 isoform X4, with product MSFVFRGTRGDIESGFPGYIPERRAMRVHAARPVNSNSLAFLVTVLLLFMILNSHQMSPNFLLWLVLGVFLMATTLRMYATCQQLQAQAQAHAVAASGLLGHTELRLHMPPSIALATRGRLQGLRLQLALLDREFDDLDYETLRALDADNAPAVPSMTEEEINALPVHKYKVAGPQNSLSMQQASSSGSAAEMKQDNPNKVVSTKASEDELTCSVCLEQVNVGELIRSLPCLHQFHANCIDPWLGQQGTCPVCKFRAGSGWQENGQGGLDASYMV from the exons ATGAGTTTTGTATTTCGGGGGACGAGAGGAGATATAGAAAGTGGATTTCCAGGATATATACCTGAGCGGCGTGCAATG CGTGTTCACGCAGCACGTCCTGTTAATTCTAACTCACTGGCTTTTCTTGTCACAG TTCTCTTGCTATTCATGATACTAAACTCGCACCAGATGTCGCCTAATTTTCTG CTTTGGCTAGTCCTCGGTGTCTTCTTGATGGCTACAACGCTAAGGATGTATGCAACTTGCCAACAACTTCAAGCTCAGGCCCAAGCTCATGCTGTGGCAGCCAGTGGGCTTCTTGGCCATACTGAGTTGCGTTTGCATATGCCACCATCCATAGCACTTGCAACAAGAGGCCGACTACAAGGCCTCCGACTTCAGCTTGCACTTCTTGACAGGGAATTTGATGATCTAG ATTATGAAACCCTGAGAGCACTGGATGCCGACAACGCTCCTGCAGTTCCTTCTATGACTGAGGAAGAGATAAATGCACTTCCTGTTCACAAGTACAAGGTTGCAGGTCCTCAAAA TAGCCTATCGATGCAACAGGCTTCATCTTCAGGATCTGCAGCAGAGATG AAGCAAGACAATCCCAATAAGGTTGTGAGCACTAAGGCCTCAGAAGATGAATTAACTTGCAGTGTTTGCTTGGAGCAAGTTAATGTGGGAGAACTTATCCGTAGCTTGCCATGTTTGCATCAG TTCCATGCTAACTGCATCGACCCTTGGCTGGGACAGCAGGGAACATGCCCTGTTTGTAAATTTAGGGCGGGATCtgggtggcaggaaaatggacAAGGTGGCTTGGATGCTTCTTACATGGTTTGA
- the LOC122291169 gene encoding E3 ubiquitin-protein ligase SDIR1 isoform X5, with the protein MSFVFRGTRGDIESGFPGYIPERRAMRVHAARPVNSNSLAFLVTVLLLFMILNSHQMSPNFLLWLVLGVFLMATTLRMYATCQQLQAQAQAHAVAASGLLGHTELRLHMPPSIALATRGRLQGLRLQLALLDREFDDLDYETLRALDADNAPAVPSMTEEEINALPVHKYKVAGPQNSSLSMQQASSSGSAAEMQKQDNPNKVVSTKASEDELTCSVCLEQVNVGELIRSLPCLHQVPCRLALNFPC; encoded by the exons ATGAGTTTTGTATTTCGGGGGACGAGAGGAGATATAGAAAGTGGATTTCCAGGATATATACCTGAGCGGCGTGCAATG CGTGTTCACGCAGCACGTCCTGTTAATTCTAACTCACTGGCTTTTCTTGTCACAG TTCTCTTGCTATTCATGATACTAAACTCGCACCAGATGTCGCCTAATTTTCTG CTTTGGCTAGTCCTCGGTGTCTTCTTGATGGCTACAACGCTAAGGATGTATGCAACTTGCCAACAACTTCAAGCTCAGGCCCAAGCTCATGCTGTGGCAGCCAGTGGGCTTCTTGGCCATACTGAGTTGCGTTTGCATATGCCACCATCCATAGCACTTGCAACAAGAGGCCGACTACAAGGCCTCCGACTTCAGCTTGCACTTCTTGACAGGGAATTTGATGATCTAG ATTATGAAACCCTGAGAGCACTGGATGCCGACAACGCTCCTGCAGTTCCTTCTATGACTGAGGAAGAGATAAATGCACTTCCTGTTCACAAGTACAAGGTTGCAGGTCCTCAAAA cAGTAGCCTATCGATGCAACAGGCTTCATCTTCAGGATCTGCAGCAGAGATG CAGAAGCAAGACAATCCCAATAAGGTTGTGAGCACTAAGGCCTCAGAAGATGAATTAACTTGCAGTGTTTGCTTGGAGCAAGTTAATGTGGGAGAACTTATCCGTAGCTTGCCATGTTTGCATCAGGTTCCTTGTCGTCTTGCTCTTAACT TTCCATGCTAA
- the LOC122291203 gene encoding peptidyl-prolyl cis-trans isomerase FKBP20-1 isoform X2 — MGDVIDLTGDGGVIKTVVSQAKADAIAPTEDLPLVDVHYEGVLADNGEVFDTTHEDNTVFSFELGKGTVIKAWDIALRTMKVGEVAKVTCKPEYAYGSAGSPPDIPPEELKRQRELAAATKEEEKKKREDAKAAAAARIQAKLESKKGQGKGKGKAK; from the exons ATGGGTGATGTGATTGATTTAACCGGTGATGGAGGTGTTATAAAGACAGTTGTAAGCCAAGCCAAAGCTGATGCTATTGCTCCAACAGAAGACCTTCCTCTTGTTGATG TTCATTATGAAGGTGTTCTTGCTGATAATGGCGAAGTTTTTGATACCACACACGAAGACAATACTGTATTCTCTTTTGAGCTTGGAAAGGGCACTGTAATCAAGGCTTGGGACATTGCATTGAGAACCATGAAG GTTGGGGAAGTTGCAAAAGTCACGTGCAAGCCAGAATATGCCTATGGCAGTGCGGGTTCTCCGCCAGATATCCCACCAGA AGAGCTGAAAAGGCAGAGGGAGCTTGCTGCCGCTaccaaagaagaagagaagaagaagagagaagatgCTAAAGCGGCTGCAGCTGCCCGAATTCAAGCCAAGCTGGAATCCAAGAAAGGTCAAGGGAAGGGGAAGGGCAAAGCAAAGTAG
- the LOC122291216 gene encoding aspartic proteinase PCS1-like, whose translation MACLQTHHPRLPLVLLLQFTFFFIINQFQSSVSATQKSLILPLKAQTVLPRGSASKPSDKLSFHHNVTLTVSLTVGSPPQRVTMVLDTGSELSWLHCKKAPNISSIFNPLLSSSYSPIPCSSPLCTTRTRTLLVPASCDPNKLCHATVSYADASSIEGNLASETLYLGNSSRPGTIFACMDSGFSSNSEEDSKTTGLMGLNRGSLSFITQMGFPQFSYCISGSDSSGVLLFGQESLTWLQPLNYTPLVQISDPLPYFDRVAYTVQLEGIKVSGKILPLPKSVLVPDHTGAGQTMVDSGTQFTFLLGPAYTALKNEFIQQTKGILNLLEDTNFVFQGAMDLCYRVPSSRPSLPQLPAVTLMFQGADMVVSGERLMYRVPGMMRGGDWVYCFTFGNSDLLGIEAFLIGHHHQQNLWMEFDLAKSRVGLAEVRCDLASQRLGLVD comes from the coding sequence ATGGCCTGCCTTCAAACTCACCATCCACGtcttcctcttgttcttcttcttcagttCACCTTCTTCTTCATAATAAATCAATTTCAATCCTCTGTCTCAGCAACTCAGAAATCGCTCATACTGCCCCTCAAAGCCCAAACAGTACTACCACGTGGATCAGCATCAAAACCTTCAGACAAACTCTCTTTCCACCACAACGTGACCTTAACGGTCTCCCTCACCGTAGGTTCGCCTCCGCAGAGAGTTACCATGGTCCTCGATACAGGTAGCGAACTCTCTTGGCTCCACTGCAAGAAAGCCCCAAACATCAGCTCCATATTCAACCCACTTCTCTCTTCCTCGTACTCTCCAATCCCGTGCTCCTCGCCCTTATGCACAACCCGGACCCGGACCTTACTAGTTCCCGCTTCCTGCGACCCGAATAAGCTCTGCCACGCGACTGTCTCCTACGCTGACGCCTCCTCCATTGAAGGCAACCTCGCGTCCGAAACTCTCTACCTCGGAAACTCTTCCCGACCCGGTACGATATTTGCATGTATGGATtccggtttcagttccaactccGAAGAGGACTCCAAGACCACTGGGTTGATGGGTCTTAACCGCGGGTCTTTGTCGTTTATCACCCAAATGGGTTTCCCTCAATTCTCGTACTGCATTTCGGGGAGTGACTCGTCCGGTGTTTTGCTTTTTGGCCAAGAGAGTCTCACTTGGCTCCAACCATTGAACTACACTCCTCTGGTTCAGATTTCAGACCCGTTACCTTATTTTGATCGGGTAGCCTATACAGTTCAGCTCGAGGGTATTAAAGTTTCGGGTAAGATTTTACCGCTTCCGAAATCCGTGCTTGTACCAGATCATACGGGGGCAGGTCAGACCATGGTTGACTCCGGCACCCAGTTCACCTTCTTACTCGGCCCAGCCTACACCGCATTGAAAAACGAGTTTATTCAACAAACAAAGGGAATACTGAATCTTTTGGAAGACACCAACTTTGTTTTTCAGGGAGCCATGGACTTGTGCTACAGAGTCCCCTCGAGTCGGCCTAGTTTGCCACAGTTACCCGCTGTGACCTTGATGTTTCAGGGGGCCGATATGGTGGTATCGGGTGAGAGGTTAATGTATCGGGTACCAGGAATGATGCGGGGTGGGGATTGGGTGTATTGTTTCACATTTGGGAACTCGGACTTGTTGGGCATAGAGGCATTCTTGATTGGCCATCATCATCAGCAGAACTTGTGGATGGAATTTGATTTGGCAAAGTCTAGGGTTGGACTTGCAGAGGTTAGGTGTGATCTGGCAAGTCAAAGGCTTGGCTTGGTAGATTGA
- the LOC122291169 gene encoding E3 ubiquitin-protein ligase SDIR1 isoform X2 gives MSFVFRGTRGDIESGFPGYIPERRAMRVHAARPVNSNSLAFLVTVLLLFMILNSHQMSPNFLLWLVLGVFLMATTLRMYATCQQLQAQAQAHAVAASGLLGHTELRLHMPPSIALATRGRLQGLRLQLALLDREFDDLDYETLRALDADNAPAVPSMTEEEINALPVHKYKVAGPQNSSLSMQQASSSGSAAEMKQDNPNKVVSTKASEDELTCSVCLEQVNVGELIRSLPCLHQFHANCIDPWLGQQGTCPVCKFRAGSGWQENGQGGLDASYMV, from the exons ATGAGTTTTGTATTTCGGGGGACGAGAGGAGATATAGAAAGTGGATTTCCAGGATATATACCTGAGCGGCGTGCAATG CGTGTTCACGCAGCACGTCCTGTTAATTCTAACTCACTGGCTTTTCTTGTCACAG TTCTCTTGCTATTCATGATACTAAACTCGCACCAGATGTCGCCTAATTTTCTG CTTTGGCTAGTCCTCGGTGTCTTCTTGATGGCTACAACGCTAAGGATGTATGCAACTTGCCAACAACTTCAAGCTCAGGCCCAAGCTCATGCTGTGGCAGCCAGTGGGCTTCTTGGCCATACTGAGTTGCGTTTGCATATGCCACCATCCATAGCACTTGCAACAAGAGGCCGACTACAAGGCCTCCGACTTCAGCTTGCACTTCTTGACAGGGAATTTGATGATCTAG ATTATGAAACCCTGAGAGCACTGGATGCCGACAACGCTCCTGCAGTTCCTTCTATGACTGAGGAAGAGATAAATGCACTTCCTGTTCACAAGTACAAGGTTGCAGGTCCTCAAAA cAGTAGCCTATCGATGCAACAGGCTTCATCTTCAGGATCTGCAGCAGAGATG AAGCAAGACAATCCCAATAAGGTTGTGAGCACTAAGGCCTCAGAAGATGAATTAACTTGCAGTGTTTGCTTGGAGCAAGTTAATGTGGGAGAACTTATCCGTAGCTTGCCATGTTTGCATCAG TTCCATGCTAACTGCATCGACCCTTGGCTGGGACAGCAGGGAACATGCCCTGTTTGTAAATTTAGGGCGGGATCtgggtggcaggaaaatggacAAGGTGGCTTGGATGCTTCTTACATGGTTTGA
- the LOC122291203 gene encoding peptidyl-prolyl cis-trans isomerase FKBP20-1 isoform X1, producing MGDVIDLTGDGGVIKTVVSQAKADAIAPTEDLPLVDVHYEGVLADNGEVFDTTHEDNTVFSFELGKGTVIKAWDIALRTMKVGEVAKVTCKPEYAYGSAGSPPDIPPDATLIFEVQLVACRPRKGSSLGSASEERTRLEELKRQRELAAATKEEEKKKREDAKAAAAARIQAKLESKKGQGKGKGKAK from the exons ATGGGTGATGTGATTGATTTAACCGGTGATGGAGGTGTTATAAAGACAGTTGTAAGCCAAGCCAAAGCTGATGCTATTGCTCCAACAGAAGACCTTCCTCTTGTTGATG TTCATTATGAAGGTGTTCTTGCTGATAATGGCGAAGTTTTTGATACCACACACGAAGACAATACTGTATTCTCTTTTGAGCTTGGAAAGGGCACTGTAATCAAGGCTTGGGACATTGCATTGAGAACCATGAAG GTTGGGGAAGTTGCAAAAGTCACGTGCAAGCCAGAATATGCCTATGGCAGTGCGGGTTCTCCGCCAGATATCCCACCAGA TGCTACGCTTATCTTTGAGGTGCAATTAGTGGCTTGCAGGCCACGGAAGGGTTCGAGTTTGGGTAGTGCGTCAGAGGAGAGGACTAGGCTAGA AGAGCTGAAAAGGCAGAGGGAGCTTGCTGCCGCTaccaaagaagaagagaagaagaagagagaagatgCTAAAGCGGCTGCAGCTGCCCGAATTCAAGCCAAGCTGGAATCCAAGAAAGGTCAAGGGAAGGGGAAGGGCAAAGCAAAGTAG
- the LOC122291169 gene encoding E3 ubiquitin-protein ligase SDIR1 isoform X3 codes for MSFVFRGTRGDIESGFPGYIPERRAMRVHAARPVNSNSLAFLVTVLLLFMILNSHQMSPNFLLWLVLGVFLMATTLRMYATCQQLQAQAQAHAVAASGLLGHTELRLHMPPSIALATRGRLQGLRLQLALLDREFDDLDYETLRALDADNAPAVPSMTEEEINALPVHKYKVAGPQNSLSMQQASSSGSAAEMQKQDNPNKVVSTKASEDELTCSVCLEQVNVGELIRSLPCLHQFHANCIDPWLGQQGTCPVCKFRAGSGWQENGQGGLDASYMV; via the exons ATGAGTTTTGTATTTCGGGGGACGAGAGGAGATATAGAAAGTGGATTTCCAGGATATATACCTGAGCGGCGTGCAATG CGTGTTCACGCAGCACGTCCTGTTAATTCTAACTCACTGGCTTTTCTTGTCACAG TTCTCTTGCTATTCATGATACTAAACTCGCACCAGATGTCGCCTAATTTTCTG CTTTGGCTAGTCCTCGGTGTCTTCTTGATGGCTACAACGCTAAGGATGTATGCAACTTGCCAACAACTTCAAGCTCAGGCCCAAGCTCATGCTGTGGCAGCCAGTGGGCTTCTTGGCCATACTGAGTTGCGTTTGCATATGCCACCATCCATAGCACTTGCAACAAGAGGCCGACTACAAGGCCTCCGACTTCAGCTTGCACTTCTTGACAGGGAATTTGATGATCTAG ATTATGAAACCCTGAGAGCACTGGATGCCGACAACGCTCCTGCAGTTCCTTCTATGACTGAGGAAGAGATAAATGCACTTCCTGTTCACAAGTACAAGGTTGCAGGTCCTCAAAA TAGCCTATCGATGCAACAGGCTTCATCTTCAGGATCTGCAGCAGAGATG CAGAAGCAAGACAATCCCAATAAGGTTGTGAGCACTAAGGCCTCAGAAGATGAATTAACTTGCAGTGTTTGCTTGGAGCAAGTTAATGTGGGAGAACTTATCCGTAGCTTGCCATGTTTGCATCAG TTCCATGCTAACTGCATCGACCCTTGGCTGGGACAGCAGGGAACATGCCCTGTTTGTAAATTTAGGGCGGGATCtgggtggcaggaaaatggacAAGGTGGCTTGGATGCTTCTTACATGGTTTGA